The following is a genomic window from Helicobacter sp. NHP19-003.
AAAAAGGCCTACAGCCCCATCGATGGGGAGGTGAGCAATGTGTTGCTTTATGGTGGGGAGTTGAGCCCCAAGGGTTTTCCTGTGGTGCTTGTAACCGACACCGCCCATGCGTGGTTGGATTTAAGCGTGCCTGAGAAGTATTTGAGTCGCTTTAAAAAAGGAGAGACTTTTACAGGCTACATCCCCGCCTTGAAAGAGAGCATGGAGTTTAAGGTAACACACATTGCGGTGATGGGCGACTTTGCGACTTGGAAAAGCACGAACAGCAGCCAAAGTTACGACATGAAAAGCTTTGGCATTGAGGCCACACCCCTAAAGGACATGCAAGCCTTGCGGGTGGGTATGAGCGTGTTGGTGGACATCCCTAGCGATTAAAATGTGGGCGAAGTTCTTCAAACCGCGCTTTGCGTTGGCGGTGTGTGTGGCCCCGCTTGTCTTTGGGTTGGTGATGGTGGTTTTGTTTTACAAGCAAATCCCCACGAGGCTTAATATCGGGGTGGTGGATTTAGACAACAGCCATCTGAGCCACGAGATGGTGCGCTCCCTCAACGCAAACAGCGCGCTCAATGTGGCGCATTTTTACAGCGGCTTAGATCAAGCCAAACCCTTTTTGGCGTCCAAGAAAATCTATGGCGTGGTGGTCTTGCCCAAAAATTTAGAGCGGCAGGTCAAACTAGGCGTGCAAACCCCTGTGGCCTTGTACTACAATGCCGAGTATGTTTTGGTGGGTAAAACCTTAATGAACGCCTTTTTATACACCCTTGCCACTTTAGAGATCAAGCAAGATGTCGCTAAAAATCTTAGCATACATGGAGATTTAATCACCGCCAAAGCCCTGGCCTTCCCTCTACATGTAAATTTACACGCCCTTTACAACGAACACAACAACTACGCCCAGTTTTTGCTCACAGCGATCTTGCCCTGTGTGTGGCAAATTTTGGCGGCTTTGGGGATGTTTAACTTCTTGCAAGTCTGTAACAATGGTCGCGAAGTGTGGGCGGCTTTTGGGCTCAACACGCTCATTTTTAGCGCGTGGGGGGTGTTGATGCTCTTTTATTTAAAACCCTACAACGCCCATTGGGGGCTGTCGCTGCTCTCTGTGGTGCTCTTGGTGGTGGCGATCTCTAGTGTGGTGCTTTTCCTTTACACCACCATCCAAGACCCCTTCCGCACCGCCTCCTTCATTGCGCTTTACACCGCCCCCTCTTTAGCCTTTGTGGGCGTAACCTACCCCACAGACAACATGCCCGCCCTAGCGCAGTTTTGGGGTGCGCTCTTGCCCGCCACCTACTTCATCAAAACCACCATCGCCCTAGACCACTACCAAGCGGGTTTGGGTTTAGCCTTGAGCGCGCTGTCTAATTTGGCCTTCTTTGCGCTCTTTTTGCCGGTGGGTTTGTGGATTTTTGAAAAAAGGTTTTGTCGTGTTTAGGACCATAGCCCTAGAGTTTAGGCAAATTTTCAGCCATTTTGGCGTGTTGGTGGTGGTGATTGGGGGGCCGCTCTTTTACGCCTTGCTCTACCCCCTGCCTTATAAAAACGACATCGTTACAGCCCAAAAAATTGCCATTGTAGATCACGACCACAGCCGCCTGTCCCGCCAACTCACCAAAATGCTCGAGGCATCCCAAGAGGTGAAAGTCGCTTCCCGCCCAAGCTCTATGCAAGAGGCCAAGAAACTTTTAGAACAAGAAAAAGTCTTTGGGATTGTGTTGATCCCTAAATTTTTTGAAAGGCATGTTTATACAAGTATCCCCGCAAGCATTGAGCTGTACGCCAACGCCAACTATTTTCTCATCTACAGCACCATCGGGCACGCCACCGCTAAGGCCGTGCAAGCCCTAAGCCAAAAGCTCAAAATCTACAAGGATTTATACCTAAGCGAGCGCACCACAGAGCACAACCTCTTTGATTTGCAAACCATCCCGCTTTACAACCCCTCCCTTGGTTACCTAAACTATGCCATCGCCCATGTTTTTATCTTCATTTTGCACCAAACACTCTTGATCGGGGTGGGGGCGATCACTTGTGCCAACCTTAGACGCTTTAAGAGCTTTGATGAAGCACTAAAGGTTTGTTTGGCGCGTTCGTTGTGCTTTACATTTTTATATCTCTTCCACATGCTACTTTACTTTGGCGTGCTCTTCCCCTACTATGGCGTGCACATCCATGCCCACCCCACGGAGCTTTTAGCCTTTGGCTTCGTCTTTCTCTTTGCAGTTTCAAGCTGTGGGGTGTTCTTTGGGACATTTTTAACCAAGCCCGCCCACGCTACACAAATCGTCCTTGTCAGCTCTTTACCCCTCGTTTTTATGATGGGCTTTATTTGGCCTTCTGAGCTCATCCCCGCCTTTTTACGCCTGCCCTTGCAGCTTATCCCCGCCACGCATGGCATTTCAGGTTTTGTGATGCTCAACCAATTTGCCGC
Proteins encoded in this region:
- a CDS encoding ABC transporter permease; protein product: MWAKFFKPRFALAVCVAPLVFGLVMVVLFYKQIPTRLNIGVVDLDNSHLSHEMVRSLNANSALNVAHFYSGLDQAKPFLASKKIYGVVVLPKNLERQVKLGVQTPVALYYNAEYVLVGKTLMNAFLYTLATLEIKQDVAKNLSIHGDLITAKALAFPLHVNLHALYNEHNNYAQFLLTAILPCVWQILAALGMFNFLQVCNNGREVWAAFGLNTLIFSAWGVLMLFYLKPYNAHWGLSLLSVVLLVVAISSVVLFLYTTIQDPFRTASFIALYTAPSLAFVGVTYPTDNMPALAQFWGALLPATYFIKTTIALDHYQAGLGLALSALSNLAFFALFLPVGLWIFEKRFCRV
- a CDS encoding ABC transporter permease, giving the protein MFRTIALEFRQIFSHFGVLVVVIGGPLFYALLYPLPYKNDIVTAQKIAIVDHDHSRLSRQLTKMLEASQEVKVASRPSSMQEAKKLLEQEKVFGIVLIPKFFERHVYTSIPASIELYANANYFLIYSTIGHATAKAVQALSQKLKIYKDLYLSERTTEHNLFDLQTIPLYNPSLGYLNYAIAHVFIFILHQTLLIGVGAITCANLRRFKSFDEALKVCLARSLCFTFLYLFHMLLYFGVLFPYYGVHIHAHPTELLAFGFVFLFAVSSCGVFFGTFLTKPAHATQIVLVSSLPLVFMMGFIWPSELIPAFLRLPLQLIPATHGISGFVMLNQFAAPFGTVLYDLCALIVLAVGSLLIGAWRMQGADFATINQTK